One window of Burkholderia cepacia GG4 genomic DNA carries:
- a CDS encoding response regulator: MPLPIVIADDSLLARKLLTKALPGDWDVDVAYAANGREALALYRDGKASVMFLDLTMPDMNGYQVLETLRHEDLNTFVIVVSADIQPQAQARVREMGAIAFVAKPVTPEALLPILKEYGLYA; the protein is encoded by the coding sequence ATGCCTTTGCCGATTGTGATTGCCGACGATTCCTTGCTCGCTCGCAAACTTCTCACAAAGGCGCTGCCGGGAGACTGGGACGTCGATGTCGCGTATGCAGCGAATGGTCGCGAGGCCTTGGCGCTCTATCGTGACGGCAAAGCTTCCGTGATGTTTCTGGACCTGACGATGCCCGACATGAACGGCTATCAGGTGCTGGAGACACTGCGCCACGAAGATCTGAACACGTTCGTGATCGTGGTATCCGCCGATATCCAGCCGCAGGCGCAAGCCCGCGTGCGCGAGATGGGCGCGATCGCATTCGTTGCCAAGCCCGTGACGCCGGAGGCGTTGCTGCCCATTCTCAAGGAGTATGGGTTGTATGCCTGA
- a CDS encoding chemotaxis protein CheC has translation MPESVFTAEQRDALQEIANLAMGRAAARLALLLGHFIELSVPRVRIVKAADAGDALREMTGIHENVTAVRQGFRSDIKGEAIVLCRSAGVARLMSLMERTFGDGAYAGMATQDELVFDVANVLMSACVASILDEFGRKPVFFPPGLLGANVSFDDVFQANALAWSVALLLEVNFGLEDHAFRAHFVMLMAEDSIRLMGDALDALLSAL, from the coding sequence ATGCCTGAATCGGTGTTCACGGCGGAGCAACGCGACGCGTTGCAGGAAATCGCCAACCTCGCGATGGGCCGCGCCGCTGCGCGGCTCGCGCTGCTGCTCGGGCACTTCATCGAGCTGTCGGTACCGCGCGTGCGCATCGTGAAGGCCGCCGATGCGGGCGACGCGTTGCGCGAGATGACCGGCATCCACGAGAACGTGACGGCCGTGCGCCAGGGCTTCCGCTCAGACATCAAGGGCGAGGCGATCGTGCTGTGCCGCAGCGCGGGCGTCGCGCGGCTCATGTCGCTGATGGAGCGCACGTTCGGCGACGGCGCGTACGCCGGCATGGCGACGCAGGACGAACTCGTGTTCGACGTCGCCAACGTGCTGATGAGCGCCTGCGTCGCGTCGATCCTCGACGAGTTCGGCCGCAAGCCCGTGTTCTTCCCGCCGGGGCTGCTCGGCGCGAACGTGTCGTTCGACGACGTGTTCCAGGCCAACGCGCTCGCGTGGAGCGTCGCGCTGCTGCTCGAGGTGAACTTCGGGCTCGAGGATCACGCGTTCCGCGCACATTTCGTGATGCTGATGGCCGAGGATTCGATCCGCTTGATGGGCGACGCGCTCGACGCGTTGCTGTCCGCGCTATGA
- a CDS encoding GGDEF domain-containing protein, whose product MNAATGTASLSDLVIERVGFGLFVLDRTMTVLMWNRFMQDHSGIPAADVIGRDLFDCFPELPRAWLERKLESVFQLGSFAFSSWEQRPYLFRFEHDRPITGGVDYMQQDCTFMPLTRGRDVEAVCVTISDVTHVSVMQREREEAVAKLREHANRDGLTGIANRRFFETQLGNEFARWQRYGGDLSVLLFDLDHFKTINDRFGHAAGDAVLRETARRVASIVRAQDTFGRFGGEEFALLLPCTNLDEAMLVADKVRDAIGRTPVDAEGVSVPVTASVGGACAKAGAPACEVLVNEADTALYRAKRLGRDRSIAYA is encoded by the coding sequence ATGAACGCCGCTACCGGAACCGCGTCGCTGAGCGACCTCGTGATCGAACGGGTGGGCTTCGGCCTGTTCGTGCTCGACCGCACGATGACCGTGCTGATGTGGAACCGCTTCATGCAGGACCACAGCGGTATCCCGGCCGCCGACGTGATCGGCCGCGACCTGTTCGACTGCTTTCCGGAACTGCCGCGCGCGTGGCTCGAACGCAAGCTCGAGAGCGTGTTCCAGCTCGGCAGCTTCGCGTTCAGCTCGTGGGAGCAGCGACCCTACCTGTTTCGTTTCGAGCACGACCGGCCGATCACGGGCGGCGTCGACTACATGCAGCAGGACTGCACGTTCATGCCGCTCACGCGCGGCCGCGACGTCGAGGCCGTGTGCGTGACGATCTCGGACGTTACGCACGTGAGCGTGATGCAGCGTGAGCGCGAGGAGGCGGTCGCGAAGCTGCGCGAACATGCGAATCGCGACGGCCTCACCGGCATCGCGAACCGGCGTTTCTTCGAGACGCAGCTCGGCAACGAGTTCGCGCGCTGGCAGCGCTACGGCGGCGACCTGTCGGTGCTGCTGTTCGACCTCGACCACTTCAAGACGATCAACGACCGGTTCGGGCACGCGGCCGGCGATGCTGTATTGCGCGAGACGGCGCGCCGCGTCGCGTCGATCGTGCGCGCGCAGGACACGTTCGGCCGTTTCGGCGGCGAGGAATTCGCGCTGCTGCTGCCGTGCACGAATCTCGACGAGGCGATGCTCGTGGCCGACAAGGTGCGCGATGCGATCGGCCGCACGCCGGTCGATGCGGAGGGCGTCAGCGTGCCGGTGACGGCGAGCGTCGGCGGCGCGTGCGCGAAGGCGGGCGCGCCGGCGTGCGAGGTGCTCGTCAACGAGGCCGACACCGCGCTCTATCGCGCGAAGCGGCTCGGGCGCGATCGGTCGATCGCCTACGCGTAA
- a CDS encoding alpha/beta fold hydrolase, translating into METNVTATPHADHPVFVLVHGAWHGAWCYAHVATALAARGYLSIARDLPAHGINARFPASYLARPLDRDAFGAEPSPVANTTLDDYASQVMQAVDDAYALGRGKVVLVGHSMGGLAVTAAAERAPEKIAKIVYLAAFMPASGVPGLDYVRAPENTGEMLGPLMLASPRVAGSLRIDPRSGDAAYREMAKRALYDDVSQADFEAVANLMTCDVPAAPFATAIPTTVSRWGAIDRHYIKCLQDRVILPALQQRFIDEADVFAPDNPTHVHQLDSSHSPFMSQPAVLAGVLADIAKS; encoded by the coding sequence ATGGAGACGAACGTAACCGCCACCCCGCACGCCGACCATCCCGTTTTCGTGCTCGTGCACGGCGCGTGGCACGGTGCGTGGTGCTATGCGCACGTCGCGACCGCGCTGGCCGCGCGCGGCTACCTGTCGATCGCGCGCGACCTGCCCGCACACGGCATCAACGCACGCTTCCCCGCGTCGTATCTCGCCCGGCCGCTCGACCGGGACGCGTTCGGCGCCGAGCCGTCGCCGGTCGCGAACACGACGCTCGACGATTACGCGTCGCAGGTAATGCAGGCCGTCGACGACGCTTACGCGCTCGGCCGCGGCAAGGTCGTCCTCGTCGGGCACAGCATGGGTGGCCTGGCGGTCACGGCAGCAGCGGAACGCGCGCCGGAGAAGATCGCGAAGATCGTCTACCTCGCTGCATTCATGCCCGCGTCGGGCGTGCCGGGCCTCGACTACGTGCGTGCGCCCGAGAACACCGGCGAGATGCTGGGCCCGCTGATGCTCGCGAGCCCGCGCGTCGCGGGCTCGCTGCGAATCGATCCGCGCAGCGGCGACGCCGCGTATCGCGAGATGGCGAAGCGCGCGCTGTACGACGACGTGTCGCAGGCCGACTTCGAAGCGGTGGCGAACCTGATGACCTGCGACGTGCCGGCCGCGCCGTTCGCCACCGCGATCCCGACGACCGTCTCGCGCTGGGGCGCGATCGACCGGCACTACATCAAGTGCCTGCAGGATCGCGTGATCCTGCCCGCGCTGCAGCAGCGCTTCATCGACGAAGCCGACGTGTTCGCGCCCGACAACCCGACGCACGTGCACCAGCTCGACAGCAGCCATTCGCCGTTCATGTCGCAGCCGGCCGTGCTGGCCGGCGTGCTGGCGGACATCGCGAAAAGCTGA
- the hpnD gene encoding presqualene diphosphate synthase HpnD, with protein sequence MAVSNLVVDEQETDAAAVTSGSSFYLAMRILPAVQRDAMFQVYAFCRAVDDIADSDLPRAERNAGLDRWRADIDACFAGQPPRHLVALEREIRAFNLQRDDFHAMIDGMAMDAAEDICAPDEPTLDLFCDRVASAAGRLSVRIFGIPEAEGIKLSHHLGRALQLTNILRDIDDDAAINRCYLPRELLAREGIAITDPATIVRDPALPRVCATLVERALDHFREADAVMDTCTRAQVKAPRIMSGAYRCILEAAIARGFAAPRAPLRKPKARMLMIAARYALF encoded by the coding sequence TTGGCCGTTTCCAATCTCGTCGTGGACGAACAAGAAACCGACGCCGCTGCCGTCACATCGGGCAGTTCTTTCTATTTGGCGATGCGCATCCTGCCGGCGGTGCAGCGCGACGCGATGTTCCAGGTCTACGCGTTCTGCCGCGCGGTCGACGACATCGCCGACAGCGACCTGCCGCGCGCCGAGCGCAACGCGGGCCTCGATCGCTGGCGCGCGGACATCGACGCGTGCTTCGCCGGCCAGCCGCCGCGCCACCTGGTGGCGCTCGAGCGCGAGATTCGCGCGTTCAACCTGCAGCGCGACGACTTCCACGCGATGATCGACGGGATGGCGATGGACGCTGCCGAGGACATCTGCGCGCCCGACGAACCGACGCTCGACCTGTTTTGCGATCGCGTGGCGAGCGCGGCCGGCCGTCTGTCGGTGAGGATTTTCGGGATCCCGGAAGCGGAAGGCATCAAGCTGTCGCACCACCTCGGCCGCGCGTTGCAACTGACGAACATCCTGCGCGACATCGACGACGACGCTGCGATCAACCGCTGCTACCTGCCGCGCGAGCTGCTCGCGCGCGAAGGCATCGCGATCACCGATCCGGCGACGATCGTGCGTGACCCGGCGCTGCCGCGGGTCTGCGCGACGCTCGTCGAACGTGCGCTCGACCACTTCCGCGAAGCGGACGCCGTGATGGACACCTGCACGCGTGCGCAGGTGAAGGCACCGCGCATCATGTCGGGCGCGTATCGCTGCATTCTCGAGGCCGCGATCGCGCGCGGCTTTGCCGCCCCGCGTGCGCCGCTGCGCAAGCCGAAGGCGCGCATGCTGATGATCGCCGCGCGCTACGCGCTGTTCTGA
- the hpnE gene encoding hydroxysqualene dehydroxylase HpnE, giving the protein MPRTVHVIGAGLAGLSAAVELQRRGRRIVLHDAHAHAGGRCRSWFDGTLNTTLDSGLHQVFAGQPATQRYLRAIGAADQLAGPALPECPVVDVASQQRWTLRFGNGRWPSWLFDAASRAPGTTPLDYLALAPLAFARAGRSLAQTMRCDGVLWDRWLRPFFLGVLNVEPRHASAELARAALGGAFAAGGPACRPLVARHGLGSAFVEPALRMLQHGGAQIRLNSRLDAFEFGAHGNAVDAVTIGGERVDLAPGDAVVLAVPPEVAQPLVPDLTAPDTFGAVVTAYFAVDTPAGSPLQTTVVNGVVDAVRTGGGPLAATIRDAGRWLDLPRDVLARRIWDDVARVTGANPETVPAWQLVVEPRAGFAAVPSQEMKRPAVRTRWTNLVLAGDWIATGLPATIEGAIRSGQLAADVLQTQ; this is encoded by the coding sequence ATGCCCAGAACCGTCCACGTGATCGGTGCAGGACTCGCGGGCCTGTCGGCCGCCGTCGAGCTGCAACGCCGCGGGCGGCGCATCGTGCTGCACGACGCGCATGCGCACGCGGGCGGCCGCTGCCGCTCGTGGTTCGACGGGACGCTCAACACGACGCTCGACAGCGGGCTGCATCAGGTTTTCGCGGGGCAGCCGGCGACGCAGCGCTACCTGCGCGCGATCGGCGCGGCCGATCAGCTCGCGGGGCCCGCGCTGCCTGAATGTCCGGTGGTCGACGTCGCATCGCAGCAGCGCTGGACCCTGCGCTTCGGCAACGGACGCTGGCCGTCGTGGCTGTTCGACGCCGCGTCGCGCGCGCCGGGCACGACGCCGCTCGACTACCTTGCGCTCGCGCCGCTCGCGTTCGCGCGCGCGGGCCGCTCACTCGCACAGACGATGCGATGCGACGGCGTGCTGTGGGATCGTTGGCTGCGGCCGTTTTTCCTCGGCGTGCTGAACGTCGAGCCGCGCCACGCAAGCGCCGAGCTCGCGCGAGCGGCGCTGGGCGGCGCGTTCGCCGCGGGCGGCCCCGCTTGTCGTCCGCTCGTCGCGCGCCACGGGCTCGGCAGCGCATTCGTCGAACCGGCGCTGCGGATGCTGCAGCACGGCGGCGCGCAGATCCGGTTGAACTCGCGGCTCGACGCGTTCGAATTCGGCGCGCACGGCAATGCGGTCGACGCGGTCACGATCGGCGGCGAGCGCGTCGATCTCGCGCCGGGCGACGCGGTCGTGCTGGCCGTGCCGCCCGAAGTCGCGCAGCCGCTCGTCCCGGATCTCACCGCGCCCGACACGTTCGGCGCGGTCGTGACCGCGTATTTCGCGGTCGATACGCCGGCCGGCAGCCCGCTGCAGACGACCGTCGTCAACGGGGTCGTCGACGCGGTGCGCACCGGCGGCGGTCCGCTCGCGGCGACGATTCGCGACGCGGGCCGCTGGCTCGACCTGCCGCGCGACGTGCTCGCGCGGCGCATCTGGGACGACGTCGCGCGCGTGACGGGCGCGAACCCGGAAACCGTCCCCGCGTGGCAGCTCGTCGTCGAGCCGCGCGCGGGTTTTGCGGCGGTGCCGTCGCAGGAAATGAAACGTCCGGCCGTGCGTACGCGCTGGACCAATCTTGTGCTGGCGGGTGACTGGATTGCCACCGGCTTGCCCGCCACGATCGAGGGCGCGATCCGTTCCGGCCAGCTGGCCGCGGACGTGCTCCAGACACAATAA
- the shc gene encoding squalene--hopene cyclase has product MNDLTDMATLSAGTAPAGLDAAVASATDALLAAQNADGHWVYELEADSTIPAEYVLLVHYLGETPNLELEQKIGRYLRRIQQADGGWPLFTDGAPNISASVKAYFALKVIGDDENAEHMQRARRAIHAMGGAEMSNVFTRIQLALYGAIPWRAVPMMPVEIMLLPQWFPFHLSKVSYWARTVIVPLLVLNAKRPLAKNPRGVRIDELFIDPPVNAGLLPRQGHQSAGWFAFFRVVDHALRAVDGLFPSYTRERAIRQAVSFVDERLNGEDGLGAIYPAMANAVMMYDVLGYAEDHPNRAIARKAVEKLLVVHEDEAYCQPCLSPVWDTSLAAHALLETGDVRAEEAVLRGLDWLLPLQILDVRGDWISRRPNVRPGGWAFQYANAHYPDVDDTAVVVMAMDRAQKLKQTDTYRESMARAREWVVGMQSSDGGWGAFEPENTQYYLNNIPFSDHGALLDPPTSDVSGRCLSMLSQLGESALTSEPARRALDYMLKEQEPDGSWYGRWGMNYVYGTWTALCSLNAAGLTPDDPRMKRGAQWLLSIQNKDGGWGEDGDSYKLNYRGFEQAPSTASQTAWALLGLMAAGEVNNPAVARGVDYLIARQNEEGLWDETRFTATGFPRVFYLRYHGYRKFFPLWALARYRNLKRANATRVTVGM; this is encoded by the coding sequence ATGAACGATCTCACCGATATGGCTACCCTGTCCGCCGGCACCGCGCCGGCCGGGCTCGACGCGGCCGTCGCCAGCGCGACCGACGCGCTGCTGGCCGCGCAGAACGCGGACGGACACTGGGTCTACGAACTCGAGGCCGATTCGACGATTCCCGCCGAATACGTGCTGCTCGTCCACTATCTCGGCGAGACGCCGAACCTCGAGCTCGAACAGAAGATCGGCCGCTATCTGCGCCGCATCCAGCAGGCGGACGGCGGCTGGCCGCTGTTCACCGACGGCGCGCCGAACATCAGCGCGAGCGTGAAGGCGTATTTCGCGCTGAAGGTGATCGGCGACGACGAGAACGCCGAGCACATGCAGCGCGCGCGCCGCGCGATCCACGCGATGGGCGGCGCCGAGATGTCGAACGTGTTCACGCGGATCCAGCTCGCGCTGTACGGCGCGATTCCGTGGCGTGCGGTGCCGATGATGCCGGTCGAGATCATGCTGCTGCCGCAGTGGTTCCCGTTCCACCTGTCGAAGGTCTCGTACTGGGCGCGTACCGTGATCGTGCCGCTGCTGGTGCTGAACGCGAAGCGCCCGCTCGCGAAGAACCCGCGCGGCGTGCGCATCGACGAGCTGTTCATCGACCCGCCCGTCAACGCTGGCCTGCTGCCCCGCCAGGGCCACCAGAGCGCCGGCTGGTTCGCGTTCTTCCGGGTGGTCGACCATGCGCTGCGCGCGGTCGACGGGCTGTTCCCGAGCTACACGCGCGAACGCGCGATCCGCCAGGCCGTGTCGTTCGTCGACGAGCGCCTGAACGGCGAGGACGGCCTCGGCGCGATCTATCCGGCGATGGCCAACGCGGTGATGATGTACGACGTGCTCGGCTATGCGGAAGACCATCCGAACCGCGCGATCGCGCGCAAGGCGGTCGAGAAACTGCTCGTCGTCCATGAGGACGAAGCGTATTGCCAGCCGTGCCTGTCGCCGGTGTGGGACACGTCGCTCGCCGCGCACGCGCTGCTCGAAACCGGCGATGTACGCGCCGAGGAAGCCGTGCTGCGCGGCCTCGACTGGCTGCTCCCGCTGCAGATCCTCGACGTGCGCGGCGACTGGATCTCGCGCCGCCCGAACGTGCGTCCCGGCGGCTGGGCATTCCAGTATGCGAACGCGCACTATCCGGACGTCGACGACACGGCCGTCGTCGTGATGGCGATGGACCGCGCGCAGAAGCTCAAGCAGACGGACACGTATCGCGAATCGATGGCGCGCGCGCGCGAATGGGTCGTCGGCATGCAGAGTAGCGACGGCGGCTGGGGCGCGTTCGAACCGGAAAACACGCAGTACTACCTGAACAACATCCCGTTCTCGGATCACGGCGCGCTGCTCGACCCGCCGACTTCCGACGTGTCGGGCCGCTGCCTGTCGATGCTGTCGCAGCTTGGCGAGAGTGCGTTGACCAGCGAGCCGGCCCGTCGCGCGCTCGACTATATGCTGAAGGAACAGGAACCGGACGGCAGCTGGTACGGCCGCTGGGGGATGAACTACGTGTACGGCACGTGGACCGCACTATGCTCGCTGAACGCTGCCGGCCTGACGCCGGACGATCCGCGCATGAAGCGCGGCGCGCAGTGGCTGCTGTCGATCCAGAACAAGGACGGCGGCTGGGGCGAGGACGGCGACAGCTACAAGCTCAACTACCGCGGCTTCGAGCAGGCGCCGAGCACGGCGTCGCAGACGGCCTGGGCGCTGCTCGGCCTGATGGCGGCCGGCGAGGTGAACAACCCGGCCGTGGCACGCGGCGTCGACTACCTGATCGCCCGGCAGAACGAAGAAGGCCTGTGGGACGAGACGCGCTTCACGGCGACCGGCTTCCCGCGCGTGTTCTACCTGCGCTATCACGGCTATCGCAAGTTCTTCCCGCTGTGGGCGCTCGCGCGCTATCGCAACCTGAAGCGCGCCAACGCGACGCGCGTGACGGTCGGGATGTAA
- a CDS encoding phosphorylase, which translates to MAATQHNGTLPVIAVTGMAFEARIARGQGVEAVFAARADRLERALAEATARGCAGIVSFGTAGGLAPDLAPGALVIADAIDGPFGRVQTDPAWSARLVAALHDTPVWARVARGTMAAVGAPVVSEQEKTSLHRTKGALAVDMESHIAAAFAASRGVPFAVCRAIVDPAWRTLPRAATAGLRDDGSTAILPILRELLKQPSQLGPLLQVAGDARAARTTLIQARHAFERAGAMRIV; encoded by the coding sequence GTGGCCGCGACGCAGCATAACGGCACGTTGCCCGTCATCGCCGTCACGGGGATGGCGTTCGAGGCGCGCATCGCGCGCGGTCAAGGCGTCGAGGCCGTGTTCGCGGCGCGGGCCGACCGGCTCGAGCGCGCGCTGGCCGAGGCGACCGCGCGTGGTTGCGCGGGCATCGTGAGCTTCGGAACGGCGGGCGGGCTCGCCCCCGACCTGGCGCCCGGCGCGCTCGTGATCGCGGATGCGATCGACGGCCCGTTCGGCCGCGTGCAGACCGACCCGGCCTGGAGCGCGCGTCTCGTCGCCGCGCTGCACGACACGCCGGTGTGGGCGCGCGTCGCGCGCGGCACGATGGCGGCGGTCGGCGCGCCGGTGGTCAGCGAGCAGGAAAAGACATCGCTGCATCGCACGAAGGGCGCGCTCGCCGTCGACATGGAATCGCATATCGCGGCGGCCTTCGCGGCATCACGCGGCGTGCCGTTCGCGGTGTGCCGCGCGATCGTCGATCCGGCGTGGCGCACGCTGCCGCGCGCGGCGACGGCCGGCCTGCGCGACGACGGCAGCACGGCCATCCTGCCGATCCTGCGCGAACTGCTGAAGCAGCCGTCGCAGCTCGGCCCGCTGCTGCAGGTCGCGGGCGACGCACGCGCGGCGCGCACGACGCTGATCCAGGCGCGGCACGCATTCGAGCGTGCGGGCGCGATGCGGATCGTCTGA
- a CDS encoding VacJ family lipoprotein — MNKVRIIAATVAASAVLSGCATGPNRNPDDPLEPMNRAVYKFNDTVDTNIAVPIAKGYQKVTPTPVRTAISNFFSNLGDLGNLANNLLQLRITDATQDLMRVAMNSVFGVGGLIDIATPAGLPKHHQDFGLTMARWGMPSGPYVVLPVFGPSTVRDGVGRAVDVRFNLLNYIEPAARNPMYIAQFISARSDLLGATDLLKQAALDPYSFVRDAYLQQRKSLTYHGESASAAPPNYTEPGESGAVPGAAPAIAPSVPGLPNYEDPGESGGASGTAPNNAPATPGLPQYDDPGADSAMPASAPAAAPAAASAAAPVAASAGATTAPAANGAPIAPAMPAMPASSPAAQ, encoded by the coding sequence ATGAATAAGGTGCGAATCATTGCGGCGACCGTCGCTGCCAGCGCAGTGCTGAGTGGCTGTGCGACGGGCCCGAACCGCAACCCCGACGACCCGCTCGAGCCGATGAACCGGGCGGTGTACAAGTTCAACGACACGGTCGACACGAACATCGCCGTGCCGATCGCGAAGGGTTACCAGAAGGTCACGCCGACGCCCGTGCGTACCGCGATCAGCAACTTCTTCTCGAACCTCGGCGATCTCGGCAACCTGGCGAACAACCTGTTGCAGCTCCGTATCACCGATGCGACGCAGGATCTGATGCGCGTGGCGATGAACTCGGTGTTCGGCGTCGGCGGTCTGATCGACATCGCGACGCCGGCCGGGCTGCCGAAGCATCACCAGGATTTCGGCCTGACGATGGCGCGCTGGGGCATGCCGTCCGGCCCGTACGTCGTGCTGCCGGTGTTCGGGCCGAGCACGGTCCGCGACGGCGTCGGCCGCGCGGTGGACGTCCGCTTCAACCTGCTCAACTACATCGAGCCGGCCGCGCGCAATCCGATGTACATCGCGCAATTCATCAGCGCGCGGTCGGACCTGCTCGGCGCGACCGACCTGTTGAAGCAGGCGGCGCTCGATCCGTATTCGTTCGTCCGCGATGCGTACCTGCAGCAGCGCAAGTCGCTCACGTATCACGGCGAGTCGGCGTCGGCCGCGCCGCCGAACTACACCGAGCCGGGCGAATCGGGAGCGGTGCCAGGTGCGGCGCCGGCTATCGCGCCGTCTGTGCCGGGTCTGCCGAACTACGAGGATCCGGGCGAGTCGGGTGGCGCATCGGGCACCGCGCCGAACAACGCGCCGGCCACGCCGGGGTTGCCGCAGTACGACGATCCGGGTGCGGACAGCGCGATGCCTGCGAGCGCGCCTGCCGCGGCACCGGCGGCTGCCTCGGCCGCGGCGCCGGTCGCTGCGTCGGCCGGGGCTACCACGGCGCCGGCCGCCAACGGCGCGCCGATCGCGCCCGCGATGCCGGCCATGCCCGCGAGCAGTCCGGCCGCGCAGTAA